A single Anomalospiza imberbis isolate Cuckoo-Finch-1a 21T00152 chromosome 15, ASM3175350v1, whole genome shotgun sequence DNA region contains:
- the GFPT2 gene encoding glutamine--fructose-6-phosphate aminotransferase [isomerizing] 2 isoform X1 yields the protein MDAEGVLKLSLTFFICQQGIFAYLNYRVPRTRKEIYETLIKGLQRLEYRGYDSAGVAIDGNNNEDKERFIKLVKKRGKVKALEEELYKQDDLDSKTDFETHFGIAHTRWATHGVPSAINSHPQRSDKRNEFVVIHNGIITNYKDLRKFLESKGYEFESETDTETIPKLIKYMYDNRESEDTSFSALVERVIQQLEGAFALVFKSIHYPGEAVATRRGSPLLIGVRSKYKLSTEQIPVLYRTCNIENVKNICNSQMKRLDSSTCLHAVGDKAVEFFFASDASAIIEHTNRVIFLEDDDIAAVTDGKLSIHRLERSASDDPSRAIQTLQMELQQIMKGNFSAFMQKEIFEQPESVVNTMRGRVNFESSTVLLGGLKDHLKEIRRCRRLIIIGCGTSYHAAVATRQVLEELTELPVMVELASDFLDRNTPVFRDDVCFFISQSGETADTLMALRYCKERRALTVGITNTVGSSISRETDCGVHINAGPEIGVASTKAYTSQFVSLVMFGLMMSEDRISLQKRRQEIISGLKSLPEMIKEVLSLDEKIHDLALELYKQRSLLVMGRGYNYATCLEGALKIKEITYMHSEGILAGELKHGPLALIDKQMPVIMVIMKDPCFTKCQNALQQITARQGRPIILCSKEDTESSKFAYKTIELPHTVDCLQGVLSVIPLQLLSFHLAVLRGYDVDFPRNLAKSVTVE from the exons ATGGATGCTGAGGGTGTCCTGAAGCTCAGCCTGACCTTCTTCATATGCCAGCAAG GAATTTTTGCTTATCTAAACTACAGAGTGCCTCGCACTAGGAAGGAAATATATGAAACCCTGATAAAAGGATTACAGAGACTGGAATACAGAGGATATGACTCTGCAG GAGTGGCAATTGATGGAAACAATAATGAAGATAAAGAAAGATTCATCAAACTGGttaagaaaagaggaaaagtaaAGGCTCTGGAAGAAGAGTTGTACA AACAAGATGACCTGGATTCAAAAACAGATTTTGAAACCCATTTTGGAATTGCTCATACTCGCTGGGCGACCCACGGAGTACCAAGTGCAATAAACAGTCACCCTCAGAGATCAGATAAAAGGAATG agTTTGTTGTCATCCATAATGGAATCATCACAAACTATAAGGACCTGAGAAAATTCCTG GAGAGCAAAGGATATGAATTTGAGTCTGAAACAGATACAGAAACAATCCCCAAATTGATCAAATACATGTATGACAACAGAGAGAGTGAAGACACCAGTTTTTCAGCCTTGGTAGAGAGAGTTATTCAACAGTTG GAAGGTGCTTTTGCACTGGTTTTCAAGAGCATCCATTACCCAGGTGAAGCTGTTGCTACCAG GAGAGGGAGTCCTTTGCTCATTGGGGTTAGGAGCAAGTACAAGCTCTCAACTGAACAGATTCCAGTTTTGTACAGAACAT GCAACATTGAGAATGTGAAGAACATCTGCAACTCCCAAATGAAAAGACTGGACAGCTCAACCTGCCTTCATGCTGTTGGGGATAAGGCAGTAGAATTCTTCTTTGCTTCAGATGCAAG cGCTATCATTGAGCACACCAACAGAGTGATTTTCTTAGAAGACGATGACATTGCAGCTGTAACTGATGGGAAGCTCTCCATTCACCGTCTGGAGCGCTCAGCTAGTGATGATCCTTCCCGGGCCATCCAGACCTTGCAGATGGAATTGCAGCAAATCATGAAGG GTAACTTCAGTGCCTTCATGCAAAAGGAAATTTTTGAACAACCAGAATCAGTTGTCAACACAATGAGAGGCAGGGTGAATTTTGAGAGCAGCACAG ttcTGCTGGGGGGGCTGAAGGATCATTTGAAAGAAATCAGAAGATGCCGAAGACTGATCATTATTGGCTGTGGGACCAGTTACCACGCTGCAGTGGCT ACTCGACAAGTCCTGGAAGAATTAACTGAATTACCAGTGATGGTGGAACTTGCCAGTGACTTCCTGGATAGAAACACACCTGTATTCAGGGATGACGTGTGCTTTTTTATAAGCCAGTCAG GTGAAACTGCAGATACACTCATGGCCTTGAGGTATTGTAAAGAACGCCGTGCTCTGACAGTTGGCATCACAAACACAGTTGGAAGTTCAATATCCAGGGAGACTGACTGTGGTGTGCACATCAATGCAGGGCCTGAGATTGGTGTGGCAAGCACAAAG GCCTATACCAGCCAATTCGTGTCTCTTGTAATGTTTGGCCTAATGATGTCTGAAGACAGAATTTCCTTGCAGAAAAGGAGACAGGAAATCATAAGTGGACTAAAATCACTGCCAG AAATGATTAAAGAAGTCTTGTCCTTGGATGAGAAGATACATGATTTGGCTCTTGAACTGTACAAACAGAGATCATTGCTGGTTATGGGCCGTGGGTATAATTATGCCACATGTCTGGAAGGAGCTTTG aaaataaaagaaatcacCTATATGCACTCGGAAGGTATCCTGGCTGGTGAGCTGAAACATGGGCCTTTGGCCCTAATAGATAAACAAATGCCTGTTATCATGGTGATCATGAAGGATCCTTGTTTCACCAAGTGCCAGAATGCTCTGCAACAGATCACTGCTCGGCAG
- the GFPT2 gene encoding glutamine--fructose-6-phosphate aminotransferase [isomerizing] 2 isoform X2: MCGIFAYLNYRVPRTRKEIYETLIKGLQRLEYRGYDSAGVAIDGNNNEDKERFIKLVKKRGKVKALEEELYKQDDLDSKTDFETHFGIAHTRWATHGVPSAINSHPQRSDKRNEFVVIHNGIITNYKDLRKFLESKGYEFESETDTETIPKLIKYMYDNRESEDTSFSALVERVIQQLEGAFALVFKSIHYPGEAVATRRGSPLLIGVRSKYKLSTEQIPVLYRTCNIENVKNICNSQMKRLDSSTCLHAVGDKAVEFFFASDASAIIEHTNRVIFLEDDDIAAVTDGKLSIHRLERSASDDPSRAIQTLQMELQQIMKGNFSAFMQKEIFEQPESVVNTMRGRVNFESSTVLLGGLKDHLKEIRRCRRLIIIGCGTSYHAAVATRQVLEELTELPVMVELASDFLDRNTPVFRDDVCFFISQSGETADTLMALRYCKERRALTVGITNTVGSSISRETDCGVHINAGPEIGVASTKAYTSQFVSLVMFGLMMSEDRISLQKRRQEIISGLKSLPEMIKEVLSLDEKIHDLALELYKQRSLLVMGRGYNYATCLEGALKIKEITYMHSEGILAGELKHGPLALIDKQMPVIMVIMKDPCFTKCQNALQQITARQGRPIILCSKEDTESSKFAYKTIELPHTVDCLQGVLSVIPLQLLSFHLAVLRGYDVDFPRNLAKSVTVE; encoded by the exons ATGTGCG GAATTTTTGCTTATCTAAACTACAGAGTGCCTCGCACTAGGAAGGAAATATATGAAACCCTGATAAAAGGATTACAGAGACTGGAATACAGAGGATATGACTCTGCAG GAGTGGCAATTGATGGAAACAATAATGAAGATAAAGAAAGATTCATCAAACTGGttaagaaaagaggaaaagtaaAGGCTCTGGAAGAAGAGTTGTACA AACAAGATGACCTGGATTCAAAAACAGATTTTGAAACCCATTTTGGAATTGCTCATACTCGCTGGGCGACCCACGGAGTACCAAGTGCAATAAACAGTCACCCTCAGAGATCAGATAAAAGGAATG agTTTGTTGTCATCCATAATGGAATCATCACAAACTATAAGGACCTGAGAAAATTCCTG GAGAGCAAAGGATATGAATTTGAGTCTGAAACAGATACAGAAACAATCCCCAAATTGATCAAATACATGTATGACAACAGAGAGAGTGAAGACACCAGTTTTTCAGCCTTGGTAGAGAGAGTTATTCAACAGTTG GAAGGTGCTTTTGCACTGGTTTTCAAGAGCATCCATTACCCAGGTGAAGCTGTTGCTACCAG GAGAGGGAGTCCTTTGCTCATTGGGGTTAGGAGCAAGTACAAGCTCTCAACTGAACAGATTCCAGTTTTGTACAGAACAT GCAACATTGAGAATGTGAAGAACATCTGCAACTCCCAAATGAAAAGACTGGACAGCTCAACCTGCCTTCATGCTGTTGGGGATAAGGCAGTAGAATTCTTCTTTGCTTCAGATGCAAG cGCTATCATTGAGCACACCAACAGAGTGATTTTCTTAGAAGACGATGACATTGCAGCTGTAACTGATGGGAAGCTCTCCATTCACCGTCTGGAGCGCTCAGCTAGTGATGATCCTTCCCGGGCCATCCAGACCTTGCAGATGGAATTGCAGCAAATCATGAAGG GTAACTTCAGTGCCTTCATGCAAAAGGAAATTTTTGAACAACCAGAATCAGTTGTCAACACAATGAGAGGCAGGGTGAATTTTGAGAGCAGCACAG ttcTGCTGGGGGGGCTGAAGGATCATTTGAAAGAAATCAGAAGATGCCGAAGACTGATCATTATTGGCTGTGGGACCAGTTACCACGCTGCAGTGGCT ACTCGACAAGTCCTGGAAGAATTAACTGAATTACCAGTGATGGTGGAACTTGCCAGTGACTTCCTGGATAGAAACACACCTGTATTCAGGGATGACGTGTGCTTTTTTATAAGCCAGTCAG GTGAAACTGCAGATACACTCATGGCCTTGAGGTATTGTAAAGAACGCCGTGCTCTGACAGTTGGCATCACAAACACAGTTGGAAGTTCAATATCCAGGGAGACTGACTGTGGTGTGCACATCAATGCAGGGCCTGAGATTGGTGTGGCAAGCACAAAG GCCTATACCAGCCAATTCGTGTCTCTTGTAATGTTTGGCCTAATGATGTCTGAAGACAGAATTTCCTTGCAGAAAAGGAGACAGGAAATCATAAGTGGACTAAAATCACTGCCAG AAATGATTAAAGAAGTCTTGTCCTTGGATGAGAAGATACATGATTTGGCTCTTGAACTGTACAAACAGAGATCATTGCTGGTTATGGGCCGTGGGTATAATTATGCCACATGTCTGGAAGGAGCTTTG aaaataaaagaaatcacCTATATGCACTCGGAAGGTATCCTGGCTGGTGAGCTGAAACATGGGCCTTTGGCCCTAATAGATAAACAAATGCCTGTTATCATGGTGATCATGAAGGATCCTTGTTTCACCAAGTGCCAGAATGCTCTGCAACAGATCACTGCTCGGCAG
- the GFPT2 gene encoding glutamine--fructose-6-phosphate aminotransferase [isomerizing] 2 isoform X3 — MKGIFAYLNYRVPRTRKEIYETLIKGLQRLEYRGYDSAGVAIDGNNNEDKERFIKLVKKRGKVKALEEELYKQDDLDSKTDFETHFGIAHTRWATHGVPSAINSHPQRSDKRNEFVVIHNGIITNYKDLRKFLESKGYEFESETDTETIPKLIKYMYDNRESEDTSFSALVERVIQQLEGAFALVFKSIHYPGEAVATRRGSPLLIGVRSKYKLSTEQIPVLYRTCNIENVKNICNSQMKRLDSSTCLHAVGDKAVEFFFASDASAIIEHTNRVIFLEDDDIAAVTDGKLSIHRLERSASDDPSRAIQTLQMELQQIMKGNFSAFMQKEIFEQPESVVNTMRGRVNFESSTVLLGGLKDHLKEIRRCRRLIIIGCGTSYHAAVATRQVLEELTELPVMVELASDFLDRNTPVFRDDVCFFISQSGETADTLMALRYCKERRALTVGITNTVGSSISRETDCGVHINAGPEIGVASTKAYTSQFVSLVMFGLMMSEDRISLQKRRQEIISGLKSLPEMIKEVLSLDEKIHDLALELYKQRSLLVMGRGYNYATCLEGALKIKEITYMHSEGILAGELKHGPLALIDKQMPVIMVIMKDPCFTKCQNALQQITARQGRPIILCSKEDTESSKFAYKTIELPHTVDCLQGVLSVIPLQLLSFHLAVLRGYDVDFPRNLAKSVTVE; from the exons ATGAAGG GAATTTTTGCTTATCTAAACTACAGAGTGCCTCGCACTAGGAAGGAAATATATGAAACCCTGATAAAAGGATTACAGAGACTGGAATACAGAGGATATGACTCTGCAG GAGTGGCAATTGATGGAAACAATAATGAAGATAAAGAAAGATTCATCAAACTGGttaagaaaagaggaaaagtaaAGGCTCTGGAAGAAGAGTTGTACA AACAAGATGACCTGGATTCAAAAACAGATTTTGAAACCCATTTTGGAATTGCTCATACTCGCTGGGCGACCCACGGAGTACCAAGTGCAATAAACAGTCACCCTCAGAGATCAGATAAAAGGAATG agTTTGTTGTCATCCATAATGGAATCATCACAAACTATAAGGACCTGAGAAAATTCCTG GAGAGCAAAGGATATGAATTTGAGTCTGAAACAGATACAGAAACAATCCCCAAATTGATCAAATACATGTATGACAACAGAGAGAGTGAAGACACCAGTTTTTCAGCCTTGGTAGAGAGAGTTATTCAACAGTTG GAAGGTGCTTTTGCACTGGTTTTCAAGAGCATCCATTACCCAGGTGAAGCTGTTGCTACCAG GAGAGGGAGTCCTTTGCTCATTGGGGTTAGGAGCAAGTACAAGCTCTCAACTGAACAGATTCCAGTTTTGTACAGAACAT GCAACATTGAGAATGTGAAGAACATCTGCAACTCCCAAATGAAAAGACTGGACAGCTCAACCTGCCTTCATGCTGTTGGGGATAAGGCAGTAGAATTCTTCTTTGCTTCAGATGCAAG cGCTATCATTGAGCACACCAACAGAGTGATTTTCTTAGAAGACGATGACATTGCAGCTGTAACTGATGGGAAGCTCTCCATTCACCGTCTGGAGCGCTCAGCTAGTGATGATCCTTCCCGGGCCATCCAGACCTTGCAGATGGAATTGCAGCAAATCATGAAGG GTAACTTCAGTGCCTTCATGCAAAAGGAAATTTTTGAACAACCAGAATCAGTTGTCAACACAATGAGAGGCAGGGTGAATTTTGAGAGCAGCACAG ttcTGCTGGGGGGGCTGAAGGATCATTTGAAAGAAATCAGAAGATGCCGAAGACTGATCATTATTGGCTGTGGGACCAGTTACCACGCTGCAGTGGCT ACTCGACAAGTCCTGGAAGAATTAACTGAATTACCAGTGATGGTGGAACTTGCCAGTGACTTCCTGGATAGAAACACACCTGTATTCAGGGATGACGTGTGCTTTTTTATAAGCCAGTCAG GTGAAACTGCAGATACACTCATGGCCTTGAGGTATTGTAAAGAACGCCGTGCTCTGACAGTTGGCATCACAAACACAGTTGGAAGTTCAATATCCAGGGAGACTGACTGTGGTGTGCACATCAATGCAGGGCCTGAGATTGGTGTGGCAAGCACAAAG GCCTATACCAGCCAATTCGTGTCTCTTGTAATGTTTGGCCTAATGATGTCTGAAGACAGAATTTCCTTGCAGAAAAGGAGACAGGAAATCATAAGTGGACTAAAATCACTGCCAG AAATGATTAAAGAAGTCTTGTCCTTGGATGAGAAGATACATGATTTGGCTCTTGAACTGTACAAACAGAGATCATTGCTGGTTATGGGCCGTGGGTATAATTATGCCACATGTCTGGAAGGAGCTTTG aaaataaaagaaatcacCTATATGCACTCGGAAGGTATCCTGGCTGGTGAGCTGAAACATGGGCCTTTGGCCCTAATAGATAAACAAATGCCTGTTATCATGGTGATCATGAAGGATCCTTGTTTCACCAAGTGCCAGAATGCTCTGCAACAGATCACTGCTCGGCAG